A stretch of DNA from Actinomycetes bacterium:
GGTCCCGTACATCGCCTCCCGCCGCACCAGCACGGGCGGGATGACCGGGGTGAAGCCGGCCCCGGTGAGGCGGTCCATGGCGAAGCGGACCAGCGCGAGCTCGAGCATCGCCCCCGGGCCGGTGAGGTAGCCGAAGCGCGCGCCCGAGACCTTGGCCGCCCGGACCGTGTCGATGGCGCCCAGCAGCTCGCCCAGCTCGACGTGGTCGCGCACCTGGAAGTCGAAGGTGGGCGGCTCGCCGCTGCGCCGGAGCTCGACCGCGTCGTCCTCGCCTCCATCGGGGACCGAGGGGTCGGGCAGGTTCGGCACCCGGGCCTGGGTGCCGGCCAGCTCGGCCTCGACCGCACGCAGGCGGGCCTCGACCTCGTCGATCCGCGCGGCCAGCCCCTTCAGCCCGGCCAGGACGGCGGGGCGCTCCTCGGGAGCGGCCTTGGCCACGTCCTTGCCCCGCCGCTTCTGCTCCGACCGCAGGGCGTCGACCTCGGTGACCAGGGTGCGCCTGCTCGCGTCGAGCTCCAGCAGGCGGTCCACCAGGTCGCCGACGCCGGGGCCGCGCCGGGCCAGGGCCGCGCGCACGCGGTCGGGGTCTTCACGGACGAGCTTGAGATCGAGCACCTTGGGTCCCTCCGGTACCTACACGTGGCCTGCCGGCGGCGGCAAGCGCGAGCCGGTCCGACCGAGCGATCATCGCGCTGCGGACGCGCGTGGTCGACAGGATATCGGGACCGCTACAGGCGGATGGTGACCGCACCCGCCTTCCTGCCCATGGCGGCGGCGACGGCGGTCGCCTCCTCTTCGGAGAGACCGTGTTCGGAGAGATCGTGGGCCGAGCGGAAGCAAGGGGATGGAGAAAAGCGGCGCGATTGTACAATGCTGGGTTGCTGCATCAAGGCGGCGTCGAACGTTCCTGGGACGCCCCGGCCCGAGGCATACCGATGACCACGCCCTGCTCCTTCGCCTACTTCGACTGCTTCGCCGGCATCGCCGGCGACATGGCACTCGGCGCGCTGCTCGACGCCGGCGGCTCCCCGAAGGCGCTGCGGGCCGGGCTCGAGGGGCTCGCGCTCGACCCCTTCCAGCTCGAAGTGGCCACGGTGGAGCGCGGCGGCATCGGTGCCACTCAGGTCAAGGTGCACGCCGGCCGCTCGAGCGTCGTGCGCACCTGGGCGAACCTGCGGGCCATGCTGGGCCAGGCCGACCTGCCCGAACCGGTGCGGGCCCGGGCCCTGGCCACCTTCGAGCGGCTGGCCGAGGCCGAGGGGCGGGTCCACCGCAAGCCTCCCGACCAGGTCCACTTCCACGAGGTCGGTGCGGTGGACGCGGTCGTCGACGTGGTCGGGACCGCGCTGCTCCTGCACGACCTCGGGGTCCGCGAGATGTGGGCGTCGGCGGTGGCCACCGGCAGCGGCCGGGTCCGGGGCGGGCACGGGCTCCTGCCGGTGCCCGGGCCGGCCGTGCTCGAACTGCTGCGGGGGGCTCCGGTCTACTCGGGCGGCATCTCGGCCGAGCTCACCACCCCGACGGGGGCAGCCATCCTGGCCGCCGGGGCGACCCGCTTCACGGACCTGCCGCCGATGCGGGTGGCCCGGGTCGGCTACGGCGCGGGCAGCCGCCAGCACGGCGAGCTGCCGAACGTGCTGCGGGTAGTGCTCGGGGAGCGCATGCGCGACGGCGCGGCGAGCGACGGGGGGATCGTGCTCGAGGCCAACATCGACGACATGACCCCCGAGCTGGTCCCGTGGGTGCTCGACCGGCTGCTGTCGGCCGGCGCGGCCGACGTCTGGTTCACCCCGATCCACATGAAGAAGGGCCGGCCCGGCATCACGCTGTCAGTGCTCTGCCCGCCCGGGGCAGACGCGCGCCTGCGCGAGCTGCTGTGGCGGGAGACTTCCACGCTCGGGGTACGCGGCGTGCCCGTCCGCAAGTGGGTGCTGGAGCGCCAGCTGGTCGAGGTCAGCCTGTTCGGCGGCAAGGTCCGGGTGAAGCTCGGGCTCGACGACGGCCGGGTGGTGAACGTCGCCCCGGAGTTCGCCGACTGCGCCCGGCTGGCGGTCGAGGCCCAGCGCCCCCTCAAGGAGGTCATTGCCAGGGCCCAGGCCCTGGCCCTGGCCGACGTGGACGCGCGGGACGAAGACCGAGCCGGGCGCTGAGCCAGCAGGCACCCGGAGCCCGCGGGACCGCGACGAGGACCGAGCTGGACGCTGAGCCAGCAGGCACCCGGAGCCGCGGGACCGGGGACGAGGACCGAGCCGGGCGCTCGGCCAGCAGCGGGCGCCCGGAGCCGCGGGACGAGGTGCGCCCGCTCAGGCGGTCCCGACGGGTTCCCGGCCGGGGCTCTGCAGCCAGGGGGTGCGCAACTCGAACAGCTCGAGGCTCTCCATGTAGCTGCGCACCATGCCGAGCTGGACTGCCTTGTCGACCGGCATCTCGCGCTCGGCGGCCCGGACCGCCCGCTCGGAGGTGAAATAGGTGATCTCGGTGAACCAGCCGCCCTCGTCGTGGTGGGCGACGGTCACCCCGAGCACGTGTCCTTCGTCCAGCAGCCCCCGCTCCACCTCGCTCTGCAGGGCAGCGAGCCTCCTTGCGTCGATGACCTTGGCCTGCACGACCCGGACGAACCCGGCCTTGTCGGAGTCGCCGCCCTTGATGGCGCGGACGATCGGGCACCGGTGCACCCGCGGCGGGCCGCCGAGCCGCTTCTCCACCGACGCCCGCCAGGCGGCCACCTCCGGCCGCTCGTCGTTGGCGGTCGCCGACGCCTGGTCGTCGAAGCGGAAGACGGCGACCAGCTGGTTGCCGTCGGCGACCCCGGCGGTCAGCCCGAGCCAGCCGGGCGCGGCCGCGCCGAGCTGCCCGCCCCAGCGATCGAACTCCTGCCGCACGCCGGCGGCATCGTTGACTCGTCCCTGCATGACCTGGATGAACATGCCACCCCATCCCCCCCTGCGACCAGATTGTCCGGCTCAAGCTACTCGACGCGCCTGGCAAGTCAAGTAGGACAATCCGGCAAATGGCCAGCTCATGCCTTTGGCATCGTCTCAGGCGGGGTCCACGACCTCCGGCGACCGCCTTCGGCGACTCGGACCCGGGGCCCGCGCTCAGGCGCGCAACCCGGTCAGCGGCGGATCCCGTCGCACCCGGCCTGGGCCTCGTGGGCTCCAGGCGAGCTGGCCTCACGCGCTTCAGGCGAGCGGGGCCTCGTGGGCTTCAGGCGAGCGGGGCCTCGCGGGCTCCAGGCGAGCGGGCCTCACGCGCTTCAGGCGAGGACCGGGGCTCGCGCGCTCCAGGCGACCGGGGCTCGCGCGCTCCAGGCCAGGACCGGGCCTCGCGGCGCATGCGCAGGCCGATGATGCCCAGGGCGACCGCGAAGGCGACCGAGACCAGGGCCAGAGCGGTGTGCACGAGCTTGAAGCCGAGGCTGTGGGCCGGGTCGCTGGCGATGTTCCAGATCCGGGTCGTCCAGACCCAGAGCGTCCAGGCGGACGCGGCGAGCAGGACGGCGGCGCGTCCACGGGTGGCCCTCATGCCGCCATGCTACCGGCCCGGCGCCGGCTACGACGGCAGGCCGAGGGTGCGCGCGACGTTGGTCTTGAGGATCTCGCTCGTCCCCTCGTACAGGCGCATCCCGCGGACGAACCGGGCCCAGCGCTCGATGCCCATCTCGGTCATGTAGCCGTTGCCGCCGAACACCTGGATGGCACGGTCGGCGACCCGGCCGACCATCTCGGTGGCGA
This window harbors:
- the larC gene encoding nickel pincer cofactor biosynthesis protein LarC, with protein sequence MTTPCSFAYFDCFAGIAGDMALGALLDAGGSPKALRAGLEGLALDPFQLEVATVERGGIGATQVKVHAGRSSVVRTWANLRAMLGQADLPEPVRARALATFERLAEAEGRVHRKPPDQVHFHEVGAVDAVVDVVGTALLLHDLGVREMWASAVATGSGRVRGGHGLLPVPGPAVLELLRGAPVYSGGISAELTTPTGAAILAAGATRFTDLPPMRVARVGYGAGSRQHGELPNVLRVVLGERMRDGAASDGGIVLEANIDDMTPELVPWVLDRLLSAGAADVWFTPIHMKKGRPGITLSVLCPPGADARLRELLWRETSTLGVRGVPVRKWVLERQLVEVSLFGGKVRVKLGLDDGRVVNVAPEFADCARLAVEAQRPLKEVIARAQALALADVDARDEDRAGR